A region from the Aegilops tauschii subsp. strangulata cultivar AL8/78 chromosome 5, Aet v6.0, whole genome shotgun sequence genome encodes:
- the LOC109777948 gene encoding RING-H2 finger protein ATL80-like translates to MGRPDSEAPASSVAYGGSGGAAAPAGAGADSAVETNVVIILAALFFALLLVIGLNLMVRCALRRVWRGAAAAAGEGRASARVACSGSGIKRRVLRILPVEVYGSGEDIDDVCAICLSEFVDGEKVRVLPLCGHGFHVRCVDAWLVSHGSCPTCRQPVIDGAPAKAADTNTVITVVIV, encoded by the coding sequence ATGGGTCGTCCTGATTCGGAGGCGCCGGCGTCGAGCGTTGCCTACGGAGGCAGCGGAGGCGCGGCGGCGCCCGCGGGGGCGGGGGCAGACTCGGCTGTCGagaccaacgtggtgatcatcctTGCCGCGCTCTTCTTCGCGCTGCTCCTCGTCATCGGCCTCAACTTAATGGTGCGGTGCGCGCTCCGGCGCGTCTGGCGCGGGGCCGCGGCCGCTGCCGGCGAGGGTCGGGCGTCGGCGCGGGTGGCCTGCAGCGGCAGCGGCATCAAAAGGCGCGTCCTGAGGATCCTCCCCGTGGAGGTGTACGGCTCCGGGGAGGACATCGACGACGTGTGCGCCATATGCCTGAGCGAGTTCGTGGACGGCGAGAAGGTGCGCGTGCTGCCGCTCTGCGGGCACGGCTTCCACGTCCGCTGCGTCGACGCCTGGCTGGTGTCGCACGGCTCCTGTCCCACGTGCCGGCAGCCGGTCATCGATGGCGCGCCCGCGAAGGCGGCAGACACGAACACGGTCATCACCGTTGTCATCGTGTGA